CTTGGTGATTGCGAGGAACACGTCCTCGAGGGTCGGCTGCTTCTCGACGTACTCGACCTTGGCGGGCGGGAGGAGCTGCTTGAGTTCGGTGAGGGTGCCGTTCACGATGATCCGGCCCTGGTGCAGGATCGCGATCCGGTCGGCGAGCTGTTCGGCCTCTTCCAGGTACTGCGTGGTGAGCAACACCGTCGTACCGTGGCCGGCGAGTTCCTTCACCGTCTGCCAGACCTCGATCCGCGCCTCGGGATCGAGCCCCGCGGTCGGTTCGTCGAGGAAGATCACCGGCGAGTTCCCGATCAGACTCATCGCGATGTCGAGGCGGCGGCGCATTCCGCCCGAGTACGTCGCTGTTCGCTGGGCGGCTGCTTCCGTCAGCGAGAAGCGGTCGAGGAGGTTGTCGGCGACCGCGCCGGGGTCCTGGACGTGCCGGAGCTTGGCGACGAG
This Kribbella sp. NBC_00482 DNA region includes the following protein-coding sequences:
- a CDS encoding ABC transporter ATP-binding protein, which translates into the protein MTVQSAAGPAIRVQGLEKAYGEKAVLRGVEFDVAPGSIFALLGSNGAGKTTTIRILSTLLKADAGTAAVNGFDVATQPADVRESISLTGQFAAVDEILTGRENLVLVAKLRHVQDPGAVADNLLDRFSLTEAAAQRTATYSGGMRRRLDIAMSLIGNSPVIFLDEPTAGLDPEARIEVWQTVKELAGHGTTVLLTTQYLEEAEQLADRIAILHQGRIIVNGTLTELKQLLPPAKVEYVEKQPTLEDVFLAITKDRA